TAGCCCTCAAGGTGATTTAGCCTGATAACGAAAGTTAAGTTTGAAACATTTGTCTAAACAAAGGTTCAGTTCCGTAGCTATTCCTcaattgttatttttttcatgctaaacacaattttttgagGATGTTTGCTTGACTTCTAAATGCTATTTACTCAGTTGGAAAGAAAGTTTATAGGTAAATTATTGAATCTCAATAATATTCGTTAATTAtcatgttttaaaattcaaaaatatgaaatcCAGGTTTCGAAGCATTCGTAATCAGGTGAATGCAAACCTTCCGATGacctttttaaaaatcgcGACTCTTGGtataatgataataaaaaaaggataaaacTTACACACCAACTGAATATTGTATCCCATCCTTAATTTGAGATCCCTTGTATTAAGATTACAATGGTGCTGTTTTATGAAGATATTAGGCTTcacaattgaaaatatttttgtatagTACTAGTAAACCGCTCTAAACCAGCTTCAAAAGTGCTTAGGTCAGCAAGGGAATAAGcaaatcgaaaaaaaattttgtcCGCCGAATTTGGTTCTCCCATAAATAGCTGTCCACAAACAGGCTTTACCCCATTGTTAACAAGTTCtacaaaaatttccatCTCAATTTCCGAAATGGACTTGTCCATATTTGAGCAAATAAGACGGTTTTTGTCAAGTTCAACCCATAGAAACAATCCAGCTTTAGGAGAATGATATTTACAAACAGATTTTGGAAGATGTTTGTCAGCTGCCAAAAGAAGAGCATTTCGACGCATAGTATATGAGTTTTGCAAATCTTGTAGCCACTCCAAAAAACCATTTTGTCCCCAACGATTTAATATAGCATAGAGAACCACTTGAGAGACGCCGGATGGGCTCTCAGTACAAACTTCTGCGTAACGGGTTATGCGATCGATGAATAGAGAATTTCCAGTTATCCATCCCAAACGTAATCCCGGTACAAtcaatttggaaaaggaaTCAACTCGCAAAACCCTACCGTCGGTATCTAGATGGAGTAAAGAGGGaattagcttttttttgaatgacGAAATATTGAAAGCTTGCTTGTCAGGTTTCCAATTTGCATCATATTTTTccatttgcaaaaaatagtATGGTTCATCTTCGACAATGATAATATCGTATTTTTTTGCCAAGGTTAGaaacttctttcttctttccaAAGTTAACGTGGATCCAGTTGGGTTTTGCCCAGTCGGTATAGTATACAAAACATGGGGCCTTGCTCCTAACGATGAATCCCATGTTTCCATAACTTTCTCAAAACTTTCTGGTAGCATGCCGTTTTCATCCATGTCAATGGGAATAAATTTCACACCAAGGGGACGCATTGCGGTAATTGCGGCAGGGtatgtatatttttctatGAGAATACAATCACCACGGTTGACGAGCAATCGCAAGCAATACTCAAGGCCGATCGTATTTCcatttgttatttttatatccCAGTCCTTATATTGTGGCATGTGGATTTGTCCAACGTGATCTTTTATAAACTTGACCAATTCTGGAATTCCTTGGCACTGGCCGTACTGTAAAGCTCCCAGTAAATCCAGAGAACCCTCATTTGCATTATTACTTAATTCATAAGACACAGTTGCGTCCTTGTTCGTGTCTTTTTCCCAAGAATTTACTTCTGGGAAGGAGACCGAAAGTTTATGAATCGGGAATTTACTGGGATTGGGTTCTCCACCAGCAAAGGAAAGCATTTTGATATCCGAGTCACTTTGAATACGACCTAACATCTGAAACGGACCATACTCACGGGATGCGCTTTCTAGGGATAAATGatgttgatattttttttttaaattatccATGTCGACGAAGTATATGAATAATATACATAAACTTAAGAGGAAATTGTggtttaatttataaattgataCTCTCTTCAAGTCTTTGTATCAGATGGGTTTAATAATCTTGCCGGAAGGTTAACAAAAGTGTAAACAagttttgattttgattgATTTCAAATATGCGAAAATTAAGTAGAAACACTCTAATACTTTGATGTTTGAAGTTGATACAATCTTAAATATTATCTTACAGATAGGAAAGACTAGTTACaatcatatttttatcaaatatgTAGGAAGGGAAGtatgcaaattttgaaactcCGTGGACATTTTAAACCAAAACAGCATATTAGAAAGCAggaaaaatgaatatctcaaattgaaaatttggtGAACAAAGACAAATTAGTTACCGAAACGGAAGAGAAATACGATGTTGATTACGACGGCACAAGCAATCTTCATACTAATATCTATTAACAGTTTGTGATAGCATACTAAAAGTTGCGAAATTAGctcgattttttttattttcattttttaccTTGAAAAAGGCGAGTGCAGTGCAGTCATTAAATTACCTTAAAGTAGGTATTAATATCTTCACTGCTTCTTTTGCTAAAGCGGTGACCAGTAATATAGGTAAACCGTTAGGAATTACGATAGTAAACTCAGCTTTAAATGAAACTGTTGCAGAAAATAACCAATACTTCATCAATCCTTTCAATCTTGGAAACTAACTAACCCCACtctaataaaatataaatagaaaGATCAAgagaattgaaaaaatatatttttttatgtgcTGAACTAGCatcttctctttttttctgctttcTTCATATTAATTactatatttattttctgcCGCGATCGATCACCTATCTATCTTTCTTCAACAACGTTGTACACATACAgtattttctaattatttttggatTCAAATAGATCTCCAACGGTTTGTACTGATCATCAATTAAGCTAAAGGTATAAATATGTAGCGACTTTCTCTTTACTCATCATTGCATTTCGCAATAC
Above is a genomic segment from Schizosaccharomyces pombe strain 972h- genome assembly, chromosome: III containing:
- a CDS encoding aromatic aminotransferase, yielding MDNLKKKYQHHLSLESASREYGPFQMLGRIQSDSDIKMLSFAGGEPNPSKFPIHKLSVSFPEVNSWEKDTNKDATVSYELSNNANEGSLDLLGALQYGQCQGIPELVKFIKDHVGQIHMPQYKDWDIKITNGNTIGLEYCLRLLVNRGDCILIEKYTYPAAITAMRPLGVKFIPIDMDENGMLPESFEKVMETWDSSLGARPHVLYTIPTGQNPTGSTLTLERRKKFLTLAKKYDIIIVEDEPYYFLQMEKYDANWKPDKQAFNISSFKKKLIPSLLHLDTDGRVLRVDSFSKLIVPGLRLGWITGNSLFIDRITRYAEVCTESPSGVSQVVLYAILNRWGQNGFLEWLQDLQNSYTMRRNALLLAADKHLPKSVCKYHSPKAGLFLWVELDKNRLICSNMDKSISEIEMEIFVELVNNGVKPVCGQLFMGEPNSADKIFFRFAYSLADLSTFEAGLERFTSTIQKYFQL